The following proteins are encoded in a genomic region of Diabrotica virgifera virgifera chromosome 1, PGI_DIABVI_V3a:
- the LOC114347933 gene encoding prefoldin subunit 2 has translation MASNSKKKSDKGPTPEEILTGFQNLRAEQRALSGKLSEFELDLNEHKMVIETLKNVNEDRKCFRLIGGILTERKVKDVLPVLVTNQEKLKEFIEKLQEQITKKGSEINEYREKHNIKFRGLEPTKQDEQPVASTTEARGNVLVS, from the exons ATGGCCAGTAATTCCAAAAAGAAATCAGATAAAGGACCCACACCTGAGGAAATCCTAACCGGTTTTCAAAATTTGAGGGCCGAACAGAGGGCTCTATCAGGAAAACTTTCAGAATTTGAGTTAGACTTGAATGAACACAA aATGGTAAtcgaaacattgaaaaatgtaaatgaaGACAGAAAATGTTTTAGACTGATAGGTGGTATACTAACAGAAAGAAAAGTAAAAGATGTACTACCAGTATTGGTAACGAACCAGGAGAAACTTAAAGAATTTATTGAAAAGCTTCAAGAACAAATTACCAAGAAAGGTTCAGAAATTAATGAATATAGGGAAAAACACAATATTAAATTTAGGGGCTTAGAACCTACAAAACAAGACGAACAACCTGTAGCTTCAACAACGGAAGCTAGAGGGAATGTTTTGGTTTCTTAA